TTGACGACTGGATGGATAAATATAATTATCTCATCGAACTGAGCAGAGACCTGCCCATCATTGATGAGAAACTGAAAGTGAAAGAAAACCTGATAAACGGTTGCCAGTCGAAGGTATGGCTAAACGCCGACTACAAAGACGGGATTATACAGTTCACAGCCGATAGCGATGCCATTATCACAAAAGGAATTATTTCACTGCTTGTCAGGGTGCTTTCAAACCGCACCCCGAAAGAGATTATGGACGCCGATCTGTTTTTCATTGACAGGATCGGGCTTAGGCAAAACCTCTCACCCACCCGTTCAAACGGACTGCTGTCGATGATCAAGCAGATCAAACTTTATGCGCTGGCTTATCATACAAAATATGAAAGTCCGAATTGATTTTTATTGTGAATTAAAATGGAAAACGATAATATTTTATCCCTTGAGGTAGAAATTGTAAATGTGCTGAAGAGTGTGTATGACCCGGAGATCCCGGTGAACATATACGACCTGGGATTGATTTACGATATTGAAACCGACGATAAGAACAAGGTGCTGATAACCATGACACTGACAGCGCCGAATTGCCCGGTGGCCGACTCTCTGCCCATCGAAATCAAAGAAAAGGTTGGCGCTTTGCCCGGTGTTTCCGAAGTGGAAATAAACCTCGTCTTTGATCCGCCCTGGAACCAGTCGATGATGTCGGAAGAGGCACTGCTGGAATTGGGAATGCTATAGTAAGTGCTAATATGCCAATAGGCTAATGTGCCAATGGGAACAATTCAATAGCCCCGGCCTTCAGGCCGGGGTATGGTTACCTTCATAACCATCCGTCAAGGGCTTTAGCCCTCTCCGGTGAAATGGGCTAAAACCCATAATAAAAGAGATAACCTTACCTACCCCTGACTGAAGATTTAAACCACGATAAACGTCATCCACTGTTAAAAATTGTGAAACACCTGTTCAGAATTTTCGTAATATAGGCTAACTGATCACTTTTTGTATTAAATTTGTTGAACATTTCAGCCTATGAAAAATTTTTTACTCTTTACGGCAATATTCATAGTATGGGCTGGTTCAGCAATCGCAGCGGATTCGCACATGCGAGTACCTTACAGTGAAACATATGCCTCAGCTTTGTCATACGCAGATGATCCCCGTCAGAACGATAACGGGATCCAGATGTATCCGAACCCTGTAACTGAAGGCAGGATAACAATCAAGTCAGAAGAATCATTTACTCTCATACAGATTCTGAATATTACCGGAGAAATTGTCTATAACCAGGAGTTTCCTGCCGGTTCCAATTCTGAAGTCATTGAACTGAATAATATTCAGAAAGGTATGTACCTTGTTCGGGTAGGTTTTGCCGGCAAACCGAATTTTACTGCCAAAATCATAGTAAAGTAATCTAGCTGCGGAACATAAAATATACGGCACCCACCATACATAATCCCGCCCACAGGTAATTCGTTTTAAAAGGCTCTTTCAGGTAAAGGATGCTGAAAGGTATAAATACGCTCAACGTAATGACCTCCTGCATGATTTTGAGCTGTCCTATAGTAAGCTGGCTGCTTCCGATCCTGTTCGTGGGTACCTGTATTAGATATTCGAACAGTGCTATTCCCCAGCTTAAAAGAGCGGCCAGGAACCAGTGATGGCCTTTCATATTTTTAAGATGACCGTACCAGGCAAAAGTCATGAACAGGTTACTGCACGTAAGGCCTGCAACTACAGTGATTATCGTTCTCATTTCAATTAAACATCAATAAAATCGCTTACTTAAACGAGGGGCAAAATTAAAATGTTATTTGATTTTAAAAAAATAGTATCTTTGTCCCAGTTCATTTTATTATTGCTTATCCAGAAAGGCGGAGGGTACGGCCCTGTGAAACCTTAGCAACCCTTTCAAATGAAAGAAGGTGCTAACTCCTGCTCCGGGAATCCGGAGAAAGATAAGTCGGTAGTTTCATACTTTTGATCTCTTCGACTTACCGGGGGGATTTTTTTATTTTACAGGGGCTGTTGAACACAATGGAATTAATTTTTCAATATAACTGTAATGAAGCGTAATATTAAACTTGGTGTTTTCGGATTTGGCTGCGT
The window above is part of the Bacteroidales bacterium genome. Proteins encoded here:
- a CDS encoding SufE family protein; this translates as MKSISDIQEEIVSEFELFDDWMDKYNYLIELSRDLPIIDEKLKVKENLINGCQSKVWLNADYKDGIIQFTADSDAIITKGIISLLVRVLSNRTPKEIMDADLFFIDRIGLRQNLSPTRSNGLLSMIKQIKLYALAYHTKYESPN
- a CDS encoding SUF system Fe-S cluster assembly protein, whose product is MENDNILSLEVEIVNVLKSVYDPEIPVNIYDLGLIYDIETDDKNKVLITMTLTAPNCPVADSLPIEIKEKVGALPGVSEVEINLVFDPPWNQSMMSEEALLELGML
- a CDS encoding T9SS type A sorting domain-containing protein → MKNFLLFTAIFIVWAGSAIAADSHMRVPYSETYASALSYADDPRQNDNGIQMYPNPVTEGRITIKSEESFTLIQILNITGEIVYNQEFPAGSNSEVIELNNIQKGMYLVRVGFAGKPNFTAKIIVK
- a CDS encoding DMT family protein → MRTIITVVAGLTCSNLFMTFAWYGHLKNMKGHHWFLAALLSWGIALFEYLIQVPTNRIGSSQLTIGQLKIMQEVITLSVFIPFSILYLKEPFKTNYLWAGLCMVGAVYFMFRS